One genomic window of Motacilla alba alba isolate MOTALB_02 chromosome 1, Motacilla_alba_V1.0_pri, whole genome shotgun sequence includes the following:
- the NSUN3 gene encoding tRNA (cytosine(34)-C(5))-methyltransferase, mitochondrial, translated as MRGPALPLARRAGAALGLGRAAGRDPGQLEKKAEGKLQKQICQVVLQHFEKQYTAELGEAWSSVRDVLTSPWCWQHAVLLNRFGQSPGLESSLVEQGYHPAFPAALPYLPAAFRCYTRTALGRFPAQKHQPGRLKEYYLLNAASLLPVLALEVKDGEDVLDLCAAPGGKSVAILQCACPGHFHCNEYDDLRSRWLEQTLESFIPDPLINLITVSKLDGRQIGDLQPEFYDKVLVDAPCSNDRSWLFSADPQQAVLRLMQRKELSSLQFQLLRSAVKALRPGGSLVYSTCTLSRAENSDVINLILSSCRNVMPVDLSGMARGVSQEFTFLSGMQQHELLVLPEKGRAWGPMYVAKLKKVSST; from the exons ATGCggggcccggcgctgccgctcgcccgccgcgccggggccgcgctggggctgggccgggctgcCGGGCGGGACCCGGGGCAG CTGGAGAAGAAGGCAGAAGGGAAGCTCCAGAAGCAGATCTGCCAGGTGGTTCTGCAGCACTTCGAGAAGCAGTACACGGCAGAACTGGGGGAGGCATGGAGCAGTGTCAG AGACGTGCTGACCTCGCCATGGTGCTGGCAACACGCTGTGCTGCTGAACAG GTTCGGCCAGAGCCCTGGCCTGGAGAGCAGTCTGGTTGAGCAGGGGTACcatcctgccttcccagcagccctgccctaCCTCCCAGCAGCCTTCAGGTGTTACACCAGGACAGCTCTTGGCAGATTCCCTGCACAgaagcaccagcctggcaggcTGAAGGAGTATTACCTGCTCAATGCTGCCTcgctgctgcctgtgctggcctTGGAGGTGAAGGATGGCGAAGATGTTCTGGATCTCTGTGCTGCACCAGGGGGCAAATCTGTAGCTATCCTGCAGTGTGCCTGTCCAG GTCATTTTCACTGTAATGAATATGATGATTTGAGGTCAAGATGGTTGGAGCAGACACTAGAATCCTTCATCCCAGATCCTTTGATTAACTTGATAACAGTCTCTAAACTGGATGGTCGACAGATTGGAGATCTTCAGCCTGAATTTTATGACAAG GTCCTGGTTGATGCTCCTTGTTCAAATGACAGAAGCTGGCTCTTCTCTGCTGACCCTCAGCAAGCTGTGCTCAGGCTCATGCAAAGGAAGGAGTTGTCCTCCCTGCAATTCCAGCTTCTAAG GTCTGCTGTTAAAGCCCTGCGTCCCGGTGGCTCCTTGGTCTATTCCACGTGCACCCTCTCCAGGGCAGAAAACAGTGATGTGATCAATCTcatcctgagctcctgcaggaatgTGATGCCTGTGGATCTAAGTGGGATGGCCAGAGGTGTTTCCCAGGAATTCACTTTCCTCAGTGGAATGCAGCAGCATGAACTGCTGGTTCTCCCAGAGAAAGGGAGAGCGTGGGGTCCCATGTATGTGGCTAAATTAAAGAAAGTGTCCTCCACCTGA